The following nucleotide sequence is from Methanolinea sp..
AACGGGACTCACCCGGTCACGTAACTTCCCGACCAAGAACGCCTTCAAACCGGTAAATCCGGGATTGATCAGTTCTTTCTATACTCGTCTGGAACCCTCCGGAAATGCACTCAACCTCTCCACGTATCTGACCGGGCCGGGATTCGATGAAGGAAGAGGAATCGTTGTCAATCCCGCCGGCTCGGTGTATATCACTGGAATAACCAAGGCAGAAAACATGCAAACCATCAATGCGTCCCAGCCCCATTACGGCGGCGGCGTCTCGGATGCATTCATTGCAAAGTTTGCCGAAGGAGAGAGTTACCCCGCATACTTAACCTATTTCGGGGGAAGCAACAAGGAAGAGGCGTATGGTATTGCAGCAGATGGAAAATGCGGGGTGTTTATCTCAGGAGTGACATGGTCTGATAACATGCCGGCAAGCGATCCTTATCCCCCGGCCTTTACTCCTGCCGGGAGAGGTGGATTCGTAGCGCTGGTCTGGGACGAGGAGACCTGCTGTATACCCCCCATTGCAGTGTTTGAAGCCAATCCATCTTCCGGATATGCCCCGCTGGACGTCAAGTTTACCGACCTTTCGAGCGGGACACCTGAATCGTGGTCATGGGAGTTCGGTGACGGCGGAACGTCCACCGAGCAGAATCCTCTGCACACCTACACCACGGTCGGCAACTATACCGTGAACCTCACGGTGCAGAACAACTGTGGAACCAATACCACCTCCGGGACGATTGTTGCGTTATGCCTCGAGCCGGTGGCCGACTTCTCGGCAAACAGGACTTCCGGCAAGGTTCCCCTCTCAGTCCAGTTTACCGACTCCTCGCAAAACAATGTGACTTCCTGGTCATGGCAGTTCGGTGACGGTGGAACGTCAACCAAACAGAACCCGGTCCATACCTACACCGCTCCTGGCACTTACACGGTGAACCTCACTGTTATGAACAACTGCGGGTCCGGCACTGCTTCCAAACCCATGTACATCACCGCCGAACCCTGTCCGCTGCCGGTGGCCGACTTCTCGGCAAACAGGACTTCCGGCAAGGTTCCCCTCTCAGTCCAGTTTACCGACTCCTCGCAAAACAACGTGACTTCCTGGTCATGGCAGTTCGGTGACGGTACCACTTCCATCGAACAGAACCCTGTCCATACCTACACGGTAGCCGGGGACTATACCGTGACCCTCACCGTGACAAACGAGTGCGGGTCCGACTCGGCCTCGAAACAAGAGTATATCACTGCTGAACCCTGTCCGCCGCCTGTAGCGAATTTCAACGCCAACAGGACTTCCGGTAAGGCCCCTCTCTCCGTCCAGTTCACCGACCTCTCCACAAACGACCCGGATACCTGGCTCTGGCAGTTCGGTGACGGTGACACTTCCACCGAACAGAACCCTGTCCATACCTATACCATTCCTGGCACTTACACCGTGAACCTCACCGTAACAAACGAATGCGGGTCCGACTCGGCCTCGAAACAAGAGTATATCACTGCTGAACCCTGTCCGCCGCCTGTAGCGAATTTCAACGCCAACAGGACTTCCGGTAAGGCCCCTCTCTCCGTCCAGTTCACCGACCTCTCCACCAACGACCCGGATACCTGGCTCTGGCAGTTCGGTGACGGTGACACTTCCACCGAACAGGACCCTGTCCATACCTATACCATTCCTGGCACTTACACCGTGAACCTCACCGTAACAAACGAGTGCGGGTGCGATTCAGCCTCGAAACAAGAGTATATCACTGCTGAACCCTGTCCGCCGCCGGTGGCCGACTTCTCGGCAAACAGGACCTCCGGTAAGGCCCCTCTCTCCGTCCAGTTCACCGACCTCTCCACCAACGACCCGGATACCTGGCTCTGGCAGTTCGGTGACGGTGACACTTCCACCGAACAGAACCCTGTCCATACCTATACCATTCCTGGCACTTACACCGTGAACCTCACCGTAACAAACGAATGCGGGTGCGATTCAGCCTCGAAACAAGAGTTTATAACCGCCGAACCCTGCCCGCCGCCGGTGGCCGATTTCTCGGCAAACAGGACTTCCGGCAAGGCCCCTCTCTCCGTCCAGTTCACCGACCTCTCCACCAACGACCCGGATACCTGGCTCTGGCAGTTCGGTGACGGTGACACTTCCACCGAACAGGACCCGGTCCATACCTATACCACTCCTGGCACTTACACCGTGAACCTCACCGTAACAAACGAGTGCGGGTGCGATTCAGCCTCGAAACAAGAGTTTATAACCGCCGAACCCTGCCCGCCGCCGGTGGCCGACTTCTCGGCAAACAGGACCTCCGGTAAGGCCCCTCTCTCCGTCCAGTTCACCGACCTATCCACCAACGACCCGGATACCTGGCTCTGGCAGTTCGGTGACGGTGACACTTCCACCGAACAGGACCCGGTCCATACCTATACCATTCCTGGCACTTACACCGTGAACCTCACCGTAACAAACGAGTGCGGGTGCGATTCAGCCTCGAAACAAGAGTATATCACTGCTGAACCCTGTCCGCCGCCGGTGGCCGACTTCTCGGCAAACAGGACCTCCGGTAAGGCCCCTCTCTCCGTCCAGTTCACCGACCTCTCCACAAACGACCCGGATACCTGGCTCTGGCAGTTCGGTGACGGTGACACTTCCACCGAAAAGAACCCTGTCCATACCTACACGGTAGCCGGGGACTATACCGTGACCCTCACCGTGACAAACGAATGCGGGTGCGATTCAGCCTCGAAACAAGAGTATATCACTGCTGAACCCTGTCCGCCGCCGGTGGCCGACTTCTCGGCAAACAGGACCTCCGGTAAGGCCCCTCTCTCCGTCCAGTTCACCGACCTCTCCACAAACGACCCGGATACCTGGCTCTGGCAGTTCGGTGACGGTGACACTTCCACCGAAAAGAACCCTGTCCATACCTACACGGTAGCCGGGGACTATACCGTGACCCTCACCGTGACAAACGAATGCGGGTGCGATTCAGCCTCGAAACAAGAGTTTATAACCGCCGAACCCTGCCCGCCGCCGGTGGCCGATTTCTCGGCAAACAGGACTTCCGGTAAGGCCCCTCTCTCCGTCCAGTTCACCGACCTCTCCACCAACGACCCGGATACCTGGCTCTGGCAGTTCGGTGACGGTGACACTTCCACCGAACAGGACCCGGTCCATACCTATACCACTCCTGGCACTTACACCGTGAACCTCACCGTAACAAACGAGTGCGGGTGCGATTCAGCCTCGAAACAAGAGTTTATAACCGCCGAACCCTGCCCGCCGCCGGTGGCCGACTTCTCGGCCAACCAGACCTGCGGGAAGATCCCCCTCTCTGTCCAGTTCACCGACCTCTCCACAAACGACCCGGATACCTGGCTCTGGCAGTTCGGTGACGGTGACACTTCCACCGAACAGAACCCGGTCCATACCTATACCACTCCTGGCACTTACACCGTGAACCTCACCGTAACAAACGAATGCGGGTGCGATTCCGCCTCGAAACAAGAGTTTATATCCGCTGAACCCTGTCCGCCGCCGGTGGCCGACTTCTCGGCAAACAGAACCTCCGGTAAGGCCCCTCTCTCCGTCCAGTTCACCGACCTCTCCACAAACGGCCCGGATACCTGGCTCTGGCAGTTCGGTGACGGTGACACTTCCACCGAACAGAACCCTGTCCATACCTATACCACTCCTGGCACTTACACCGTGACCCTCACCGTAACAAACGAGTGCGGGTGCGATTCAGCCTCGAAACAAGAGTTTATAACCGCTGAACCCTGTCCGTTGCCGGTGGCCGACTTCTCGGCCAACCAGACCTGCGGGAAGATCCCCCTCTCCGTCCAGTTCACTGACCTCTCCACAAACGGCCCGGATACCTGGCTCTGGCAGTTCGGTGACGGTGCCACTTCCACCGAACAGAACCCTGTCCATACCTATACCACTCCTGGCACTTACACCGTGACCCTCACTGTCACAAACGAATGCGGGTGCGATTCCGCCTCCAGGCCGGCGTACATCACCGCTCAACCCTGTCCGCCGCCGGTTGCATCCTTCGAGATGAATAAGAGCTGTGGATTTCCCCCGGTCACGATCGGGTTCACCGATACCTCTGCCAACGACCCGCACACCTGGTTCTGGCAGTTCGGTGACGGTGGAACGTCCACCCAGAAGAACCCCGCCCACACCTACACTGTTCCAGGGGTCTATACGGTGAGCCTGACCGTTACGAACGACTGTGGAACAGATTCGACATGTGGGACATTTTATGGGTATTCCTGTGACCCTCCGATTGCCAATTTCACCGCAAACCGGACCTCTGGAAATGCTCCCTTAGCGGTTCAGTTCTGGGATACCTCCCTCAACAGCCCCTCTTCATGGCACTGGGATTTCGGTGACGGTGCAACTGCAACCGACAGGAACCCGGTCCATACGTATACAGATCCCGGGACGTATACCGTGAAGCTCACCGTCACCAACAATGCAGGGTCGGATTGGATCAGCAAACCCGGCTTCATCGTAGTGGGGCCGATAATCCCGCAACCTCCCCATCTATTCTATGGGGCAATTACCATCGGTGGGCAACCTTCTTTGGCGGGAACTATCGTGTCCGCCTCCGTTCATGGAGGAGGGGGATCCATTGTTGCGGACAAACCCGGGCAGTATGGAGAACCCGGGGCATCAGGTGAAAAACTCATCGTCCAGGGACAAATCGTGAACGGGACGCCCATCACCTTCTACCTCAACGGGTCTGCCGCCGAGTGTTATGATGTTGCTGCCGGAGGTAACTGGCAGGCGACCTACCCATTCACTTCGGGCAAAGTCACCGAGCTGAATCTCAGAATCCAGGAGATTCCACCGCAACCCCCGGTTGCCGGTTTCACCGCCAACAAGACTTCAGGCCCGGCTCCGCTCTCTGTCGCATTCACCGACACTTCCACCAATGACCCTGATACATGGGTCTGGGACTTCGGTGACAATACAACAGCCACCACCCAGAATCCGGTCCATGTCTATACCGATGAAGGGTTGTATACTGTCAGTCTAACGGTTACCAACGCCGATGGGACCGATTCCGAGATAAAACAGAATTACATCTTCGTTCTGCCACCTCTGCCACCGCTGCCCCACGCCTTTTATGGGGCAATCACCATTGTCGATGAAGATGCCCCTGCCGGCACCTTCATTTCAGGTGTTGTCAGCGGCGGCGGGGGGTTTGTAATTACCGATGTGAAGGGACGGTACGGTGATGTGGTCAACGACACAAAGAACCTCATCATCCAGGGTTCGATCCCCGAAGGTTCACCGATTTCGTTCTACGCAAACGGCATCCGTGCCGAATGCTACGATGTCGGTGCCGGTGGAGACTGGCAGATGACCTATCCCTACATATGGGGAGGATTGACAGAACTCAATCTCCGGGTAACGGAAATTCCTCCCGCCGACATACCAGTCGCCAATTTCACGGCAAACAGGACTTCGGGAACAGCCCCGCTTGCCGTGCAGTTCATTGACACATCGTTGAACATACCCACATCGTGGTTCTGGGACTTTGGCGACGGATTCACCTCGAACGGCAGGAACCCCGTCCATACCTATCAGTCTCCGGGAACGTACACGGTGAGCCTGAACGTGAGCAACCCGGCGGGCACAAGCTCACTGGTACGGCCGGATTTCATAACCGTTCACGGCGGGCAGCTGCCTCCGGTTGCCGGGTTTACTGCCAATACGACATCCGGGACTGCCCCGCTGTCCGTCCAGTTTACTGATACCTCCAGCAACAATCCCGGCTCGTGGTCCTGGGAGTTCGGTGATCAGACCATATCGGCCCTCCAGAACCCTGTCCACACATACCTCACTGCAGGGTCATACACCGTTAACCTCACCGCAAGCAACGATTTCGGCAGTGGGTCTGTATCAAAGCCCGGGTTCATCAACGTCAGTTCACCTGGAAGGCTGTTCTATATCAACGCCACAGCAGGAAACGGCGGATCTATCAACCCGAGCGGTCTCGTTCCAGTCTCAGAAGGAGCAAATGTCACCTTCAATATCGCCCCGCTCTCGTACTACACGGTCCAGGCCGTAACCGTGGACGGTGTTTCCAAAGGAGCACTATATACCTGGTCCTTTGAAAATGTCCGTGAAAACCACACCATTGTCGCATCCTTCCGGCAGACGGGGACCGGTGGCGGAGGTGGTGGTGGAGGTGGCTACTACGCCACCAGCACCCCAACTCCCACCCCAACCATCACTGTTACCCCCACTCCACAGGAAAATGGAAACATAACTCCCACACCAACCACACCACCACCGACACTGGAGCCTGTGGAGACCGAGACTGCCCCGGTCCCCACCACTACCATCCCACCCGCCCAGCCGTCCTGGTCGCAGTTCCCGCTGGCATGGCTGATCCTCATCATCCTGGTGATCATCATTCTCGCAGGCCTTGCCTATTACTACTACCAGAAGGAGAAGGGCGCAGAACTCTTTGAAAAATAACAATCTTTTTTTTTGCCTGCGCTGTTCCTCCAGGCAGTTTCGGGATACACGGTCCCTGTTTTTATCACACAAGCCAGATACTGATATACCATAACCCCTAATATTGAAAGAGGATACGGAATGGACGAGAGCCACACCATCTGGATTGAGAAGTACCGGCCGGCACTCCTTGCAGATATCGTCGGGCAGGACGAGATCGTGGAGCGTCTCAAGTCCTACGTGAAAGCAGGCAGTCTCCCCCACCTGCTCTTCACCGGCCCGGCGGGGGTCGGCAAAACCACGGCGGCAGTCGCGCTCGCACGGGAATTTTTCGGCGATGGGTGGCACATGAACTTCCGGGAGCTGAATGCATCCGACGAGCGCGGCATCGATGTGGTCCGGACCCAGATCAAGCAGTTTGCCCGGACTTCCCCGCTCGGAAATGCCTCTTTCAAGATACTCTTCCTCGATGAAGCCGATGCCCTGACCCCGGATGCCCAGGCTGCACTCAGGAGGACGATGGAGAGCTTTGCCCAGACCTGCAGGTTCATCCTTTCGTGTAACTACTCGTCAAAGATCATCGATCCCATCCAGAGCAGGTGCGCCATCTACCGGTTCAGGCCGCTTGCCAAGGAAGCGATAGCCGAGGAGATCCACCGCATCGCCAGGAGCGAAAACCTGCACGTTGCCGATGATGCAGTCATGGCAATCACATATATTGCCCAGGGCGACATGCGGAAAGCCATCAATGCCCTCCAGGGTGCCGCAATCCTCTCCCCCGAGATAACCAAGGACGGGGTCTATGCCATCACCGCAACGGCAAAACCGGAGGAGATCGAGGAACTCCTCACGCTGGCCCTGTCCGGAGATTTTGAAGGGGCAGAACACGTCCTTACAGACCTACTCCATGGGCGGGGGATTGCCCCGAACGAACTGATCAACCAGTGCTACCGGGCCATCATGAAACGGCCGATGGACGATGGATTGCGTGTAGCACTCATCGATCAGCTGGGGACAACGGATTTCCGGCTCTCCGAAGGTGCCAACAGCGATATCCAGATGGATGCGCTCATCGCCCAGTTCGTGATCATTGCCCGGCGCTCCGGATGAAGGTGAGAGGGATGGACAGCGAGCCCCGGACCGAAATTATCGACCGCGATGCAGACTGGAGCAAATTTCTGCGCAGCCGCTACAAGAAGGAGCTCTCTGCACTCTCGCGGGAATTCCCGTACCAGCGGTCGCTCTTCATCGATTACCGGGAACTCGAAAGTTTCGGGAAGACCGGCATACGGATGGCCGATGAACTGCTCAGCAACCCGGGGAAGGTGATCGGGGATGTCCGGTCATCGATCGCCACGCACCAGCTGATAAAGACCCGGGACGGTAAGTCTGCCAGGGAGATCAATATCCGGTTCATCAACCTCCCGCGGAAGATCGCCATCCGCCAGATCCGGTCCGACCACATCAACACTTTCATCAGCGTGGAAGGAATTCTCCGGAAGACCACGGAGGTCCGGCCCCGGGTGGTTGAGGCGCACTTCAGGTGCCCCGCCGGGCATATCACCGTCCGCGAGCAGGGGTACGGGAAGTTCAGGGAACCGGACGGCTGTGCAACGGACGGGTGTACCTTCAAGAAACTGGAGCTCATCCCCAAACGCTCCCGGTTCACCGATTCGCAGAAACTCCGGATACAGGAATCCCCGGAGGGTCTCCGGGGCGGGGAGCAGCCGCAGACACTCGATGTCGATGCCACCGATGACATGACCGGGAAGGTGGCGCCGGGTGACCGGGTGATCATCAACGGTATCCTCCGGTCCATGCAACGGGTCAGCCACGGCGAGAAGAGCACCATATTCGACATTTACCTCGAATGCAACTCGATGGAGATCTCCGAAAAGGAGTTTGAAGAGGTGCAGATCGATGACAGGGACGAGGACGAGATACTCTCCCTTTCACGACACCCGAATATCTACGGCAAGATCACCCACTCCATCGCACCGACCATCTTTGGCAACGAGGATGTCAAGGAGGCCATCGCACTCCAGATTTTCGGCGGCATCACCAAGGAGATGCCGGATGGCAGCCACCTGCGCGGCGACATCCATGTCCTCCTGATCGGAGACCCCGGTATTGCCAAGAGCCAGCTGCTCCGTTACGTGGCCAAGCTCTCCCCGCGGGCGATCTACACCAGCGGCCAGTCTTCCACTTCCGCCGGGCTGACCGCGACCGCAGTAAAAGACGAGTTCGGCGACGGGCGCTGGACACTGGAAGCCGGAGCACTCGTCCTGGCAGACATGGGGATCGCTGCGGTCGATGAGATGGACAAGATGCAGAAAGACGACAGGAGCGCGCTTCACGAAGCGATGGAACAGCAGTCGATCAGCGTAGCCAAGGCGGGAATCACCGCAACCCTGAAATCGCGGTGCGCCCTGCTCGGCGCAGCGAACCCGAAGTACGGCCGGTTCGATGAATTTACCCCTCTCGGTGAGCAGATCAACATGCCGGCATCCCTGCTCTCCCGGTTCGACCTCATTTTCATCATGGGTGACAAGCCGGATCCCAAGCGCGACGGCGCGATTGCCGAGCATATCCTCAAGGCCCACAGTATCGGAGAGACCATCGCGCAGCATGCAAAGAGCCCCATCCCGGGAGTGGATGATGAGTATATCCGGGAGCAGCTCAAACCGGTCACTCCGGACATAGAACCGATGCTTTTCCGCAAATACGTTGCCTATGCCAGGCGGACCTGTTTCCCCCGTCTCTCTGATGCCGCCCGCGAATCGCTGGTCGATTACTACATGCGGCTCAGGGGCCTGGCATCGGAGTCGACGAAGCCGGTCCCGGTCACCGCCCGCCAGCTGGAGGCCCTGGTCAGGCTTGCAGAGGCCAGCGCCCGGATCCGCCTCTCGCCCGATATCGAGCTCGCGGATGCCGAACGGGTGATCGGGATCGTGGATACCTGCCTGCGGCAGGTGGCCTATGATCCCAAGACCGGGAGCTTTGACATCGACAAGGTTGTGACCGGTATATCGAAGGGGAGGCGGGACCTCATCCGCACCATCAAGGAGGTCATTCGCCAGCTGGCCGATGAGACAGGGCGGGCGCAGAAGCAGGCAGTGATCGATCAGATCGCCCGGCAGGGCTACCATAAAGACGAGATCCAGAAACAGATCGATATGTTCCTGCGCCAGGGCGAAGCCATGGAGCCCAAACAGGGCATCATCAAGCTCATCTGACACCTTTTTTTCCCGGTCCATCCAGGTATATACCATGACAGGGACGCGTGAACAGGCAATATTTGAGGCAGGCATCAAGCTCGGAGCGCTCTACCACCAGTTCGTGGGAACACCGGTCTCACCGGACACTGCAATCTCGCTCGAGACGGCCATCCGGGAGAGCATCAGCCTCCAGCCATTCGTCCGCGAAGTGCGCGTCAGCATCGACCGGGCGATGAAGAGAAACGAGTTCGGCTATTCCGAGCTGAAGGGGACGATGATTTCTGCCGACGTGGTTACGAAAGTGCAGAGGTCGTGCTGCCATGCCCGGCTCAGTAAGAAGGGAGAATACCCCATGATGGAGATCATCCGCTGCTATGAAGAACCCTGACATCCCGATCACCGATGACCATATCCATATCGACCCCCGGAATGGCAGGGGGCTTGCCGCCGCACGGGACTTCCAGCGGGCAGGGGGAACCCATCTCTTCATGGTCTCCAAGCCTTCCCTGTCGTTTGGAATAGTCCCTGACACGGGGGAGGAGTTCAGGGAGGTATTCGATGAGACCATCGCTGTTGCCAATGCAGTCAGGAAACTCGGGCTCACGGTCTTTGTCGTCCTCGGAGTCCACCCGGCCGAGATGTCACGTCTACTCAACTGGATTCCGCTCGATACCGTGGTATCCGTGATGAAGCGCGGCCTTGATATCGCCGGGGAGTACGTCCTGGATGGCAGGGCTGTGGCCCTCAAGAGCGGACGGCCCCACTACGAAGTACCCTCGGAAGTCCTTGACGCATCAAACGAGGTGCTCTCCCATGCCCTCTCCCTGGCCGCACGCCTGGGGTGTGCAGTCCAGATACATGCAGAAAGCGGTCCGTGCGCCGATGTGGTGGACCGTGCCGCCCGCGCCGGGCTCCCTTCATACCGGGTGGTGAAGCACTATGCAACGCCGGATACCCCCCTTACTCCCTCGATGATCGCCACCCACCCGGCAATCCCTGACCTGGCCTCGGCGGGACGGTATTTCACCATGGAAAGCGATTACATGGACGAGAACAGCAGGCCGGGGGCGGTCATCGGCCCGAAATCGGTGCCCCGGGCCACGTTCAGGTTGCTTGCAAACGGGCTGATCACCTTTGAGGATGCGCACCGTATCCATGCCGAGACTCCTTCCCGGGTGTACGGCGTCGAGATCTCCAGGTGACCGCGAATTTCCCGTTGTATTATTTTATGTGCTCACCCCGCTGACATATAAACAATGTACCTGAAGATTCACCGCACTCCTGCCGGTGATGAAGTCGTCGCCGTCTGCGACCGGGAACTACTCAATGGCCGGATTTCCCACGGTGACCTCGAGATCCACATCTCCGAGGCCTTCTATGGAAACGACCTCGCGACTCCCGAAGAGGTCAGGGCCGCGCTCTCCCGTGCCGAGAATGCAAACCTTATGGGGGAGCGAACGGTGTCTCTTGCCATCGAGATCGGCCTGATCGGGAAAGACGGGTGTATTCGTATCGGTTCCGTGCCCCATGCCCAAATCATCAGAATTTAACCAGAGGATCAGGGAGAACATCTGCCCCCGCTGCGGTCGTCCGTCCGAAGACCGCGGACTGTGCGGAGCCTGCAGGGTAGCACAGCTACGCTGGTTCTCCTGCCCGGCACGCATCGTCGACGTCTTCTGCCCGAGTTGCGGTGCCCGGAAAGAGGCAGGTCTCTGGGTCGAGACCCATATCCCCCGGGAAGACCTCGCACGCGACCTCGTCCGGAGAAAAATCGAGATCGTGCCGGAGCTTCGCAACCCCGAGATCTCCATCAGCATCCGTGAATCAGGCAGCAACCGCTCGGTTGCGGACTGCCGGATATCGGGGACCCTGTTCGGCGAACTGGTAGAAGGTTCCTGCCGGATCGGGATCGTCTGGCAGAAAGAGCAGTGCGACCGGTGCAGCCGGATGTCGGGAAATTACTATGAAGGGGTGGTCCAGGTCAGGGCCAACGGGAGAAAACCATTCCCCTGGGAGATCCGGAACGCCGAACGGATCGCCCGCGAAACCGAGCAGGCGCTGGCCGCTTCCGGAGAGCGCCTCTCGTTCATCGCCGACCTGGAAGAGACTCCGGACGGCCTTGATATCACCATCGGGTCGCAGCGGATCGGCCACGAGATCGCCATGGCTATCGTCAGGGCCATGGGTGGACGTTCCTCAACCCACCCGAAACTGGTCGGAGAGCGGGCGGGAAAGAGGCTCTACCGCGTGACATACCTGGTCAGGCTCCCGAAATATTCGAGGGGAGACGTGATCATGGTCCATGGCCGGTATGCAGAGGTGCAGGGTATCGACGGCCACGATGTCAGGGTGATCGATGTCGCCAGCGGCCAGCAGCGCTCGGTCCCGGAACAGAAGATCGAAGCCCTTATCGGGAACGTGCGCGATGCCGTCGAATACCTGGTCACGTTCAGGGAGGGAGATGCCATCGGCATCCTCGACCCTGTCACCGGTGAGAGCACGGAGTGCCGGATCCCGCCGGGAATGCAGGTGAAGCCCGGCGGAGGGGTCCGGGTCCTCAAGGCTGCAGGCAGGATGGTCCTGCTGGGGTGATCATGAGGAGCCGTCGGATCCCGGTCGAGCTGCTCAGGTCGGTGCACGATGCGGACTGGGTCGACCGGGACCGGCGTCCCTATGTTACCGGGGCCGTTGCCTATGTACCGGTACGGGACGGCCACCCCTGGGAGGTGGATATCCCAAAAAAGGCAGTTTACCAGGGAAGAGGTTACTTCATGGCCGGAAGGATTGCTGTCTTTCAGGGGGACGAACCTACCCCGGCCGAGATCGACCAGGTCGAGGCCTGGAAGAAGCCGTCCGCCATCCTCTGGGTCCGGTCCTGCAGCGGTGTTGAACGCATCCCGGATGTCCGGGTGCTCAGGGGAGAGCCCGGAGAG
It contains:
- a CDS encoding PKD domain-containing protein — its product is MNAAGDGSLATAPALVLSGGERDGVTIYGPGEQIGASLSFPLLFMGNAGQFPDNVIFMAISDSGPISFGAWGSDLSLVSPESGQTALVGFRFDGASDAVTLAGMERLDCSANFLTGNDPEAWITGVEMYRGIKYVGLYPGIDLVYEGLPDGLKSTYIVRPGADPGVIILEYSGQEGLSLAPDGSLVLTTRAGPVVHSAPYCYQLIEGSIVEVSSSYRMTGQGGVGFMVGDYDPGYDLVIDPVLKYGLYLRGLGVSEAYGVASDPQGNAYVTGRTFSTPYNVSAGSTGSNAGGTDVVVVKINPEGTLPLFITYLGGEGNDAGYGIQIDASGGVYVVGTTNSTNFPVVNPLQGDNAGLNDAFVMRLAPNGSSLVYSTYLGGNNNDYGYAIALDGANNAYITGSTESSSFSVPSTMKRTSRGGISDAYLLKIRSDGRELIDTEYVGGKVMETGYGIAVDEAGYAYIAGETFSWDFPVKNAAYPTFGGYSDAFVTKIAPAGDPFVYSTYIGGSDMDGARAIDVGSDGSVHVTGLTRSRNFPTKNAFKPVNPGLISSFYTRLEPSGNALNLSTYLTGPGFDEGRGIVVNPAGSVYITGITKAENMQTINASQPHYGGGVSDAFIAKFAEGESYPAYLTYFGGSNKEEAYGIAADGKCGVFISGVTWSDNMPASDPYPPAFTPAGRGGFVALVWDEETCCIPPIAVFEANPSSGYAPLDVKFTDLSSGTPESWSWEFGDGGTSTEQNPLHTYTTVGNYTVNLTVQNNCGTNTTSGTIVALCLEPVADFSANRTSGKVPLSVQFTDSSQNNVTSWSWQFGDGGTSTKQNPVHTYTAPGTYTVNLTVMNNCGSGTASKPMYITAEPCPLPVADFSANRTSGKVPLSVQFTDSSQNNVTSWSWQFGDGTTSIEQNPVHTYTVAGDYTVTLTVTNECGSDSASKQEYITAEPCPPPVANFNANRTSGKAPLSVQFTDLSTNDPDTWLWQFGDGDTSTEQNPVHTYTIPGTYTVNLTVTNECGSDSASKQEYITAEPCPPPVANFNANRTSGKAPLSVQFTDLSTNDPDTWLWQFGDGDTSTEQDPVHTYTIPGTYTVNLTVTNECGCDSASKQEYITAEPCPPPVADFSANRTSGKAPLSVQFTDLSTNDPDTWLWQFGDGDTSTEQNPVHTYTIPGTYTVNLTVTNECGCDSASKQEFITAEPCPPPVADFSANRTSGKAPLSVQFTDLSTNDPDTWLWQFGDGDTSTEQDPVHTYTTPGTYTVNLTVTNECGCDSASKQEFITAEPCPPPVADFSANRTSGKAPLSVQFTDLSTNDPDTWLWQFGDGDTSTEQDPVHTYTIPGTYTVNLTVTNECGCDSASKQEYITAEPCPPPVADFSANRTSGKAPLSVQFTDLSTNDPDTWLWQFGDGDTSTEKNPVHTYTVAGDYTVTLTVTNECGCDSASKQEYITAEPCPPPVADFSANRTSGKAPLSVQFTDLSTNDPDTWLWQFGDGDTSTEKNPVHTYTVAGDYTVTLTVTNECGCDSASKQEFITAEPCPPPVADFSANRTSGKAPLSVQFTDLSTNDPDTWLWQFGDGDTSTEQDPVHTYTTPGTYTVNLTVTNECGCDSASKQEFITAEPCPPPVADFSANQTCGKIPLSVQFTDLSTNDPDTWLWQFGDGDTSTEQNPVHTYTTPGTYTVNLTVTNECGCDSASKQEFISAEPCPPPVADFSANRTSGKAPLSVQFTDLSTNGPDTWLWQFGDGDTSTEQNPVHTYTTPGTYTVTLTVTNECGCDSASKQEFITAEPCPLPVADFSANQTCGKIPLSVQFTDLSTNGPDTWLWQFGDGATSTEQNPVHTYTTPGTYTVTLTVTNECGCDSASRPAYITAQPCPPPVASFEMNKSCGFPPVTIGFTDTSANDPHTWFWQFGDGGTSTQKNPAHTYTVPGVYTVSLTVTNDCGTDSTCGTFYGYSCDPPIANFTANRTSGNAPLAVQFWDTSLNSPSSWHWDFGDGATATDRNPVHTYTDPGTYTVKLTVTNNAGSDWISKPGFIVVGPIIPQPPHLFYGAITIGGQPSLAGTIVSASVHGGGGSIVADKPGQYGEPGASGEKLIVQGQIVNGTPITFYLNGSAAECYDVAAGGNWQATYPFTSGKVTELNLRIQEIPPQPPVAGFTANKTSGPAPLSVAFTDTSTNDPDTWVWDFGDNTTATTQNPVHVYTDEGLYTVSLTVTNADGTDSEIKQNYIFVLPPLPPLPHAFYGAITIVDEDAPAGTFISGVVSGGGGFVITDVKGRYGDVVNDTKNLIIQGSIPEGSPISFYANGIRAECYDVGAGGDWQMTYPYIWGGLTELNLRVTEIPPADIPVANFTANRTSGTAPLAVQFIDTSLNIPTSWFWDFGDGFTSNGRNPVHTYQSPGTYTVSLNVSNPAGTSSLVRPDFITVHGGQLPPVAGFTANTTSGTAPLSVQFTDTSSNNPGSWSWEFGDQTISALQNPVHTYLTAGSYTVNLTASNDFGSGSVSKPGFINVSSPGRLFYINATAGNGGSINPSGLVPVSEGANVTFNIAPLSYYTVQAVTVDGVSKGALYTWSFENVRENHTIVASFRQTGTGGGGGGGGGYYATSTPTPTPTITVTPTPQENGNITPTPTTPPPTLEPVETETAPVPTTTIPPAQPSWSQFPLAWLILIILVIIILAGLAYYYYQKEKGAELFEK
- a CDS encoding replication factor C small subunit; this translates as MDESHTIWIEKYRPALLADIVGQDEIVERLKSYVKAGSLPHLLFTGPAGVGKTTAAVALAREFFGDGWHMNFRELNASDERGIDVVRTQIKQFARTSPLGNASFKILFLDEADALTPDAQAALRRTMESFAQTCRFILSCNYSSKIIDPIQSRCAIYRFRPLAKEAIAEEIHRIARSENLHVADDAVMAITYIAQGDMRKAINALQGAAILSPEITKDGVYAITATAKPEEIEELLTLALSGDFEGAEHVLTDLLHGRGIAPNELINQCYRAIMKRPMDDGLRVALIDQLGTTDFRLSEGANSDIQMDALIAQFVIIARRSG